The Thiogranum longum genome includes a region encoding these proteins:
- a CDS encoding ATP synthase subunit I: MEKGIRRLLCYQLVLVLAVSVVFFAIFDSLSAFSVLCGGGIAAGNALLAARCAHRDARAPERTPQQSLAAIYICMVQRFVIIAVLFALVMGGLKLDPLAVLAGFIAGLGVMVIFGTQQLTQQK, from the coding sequence TTGGAAAAGGGAATCCGCAGGCTGTTGTGCTACCAGCTGGTGCTGGTATTGGCCGTATCGGTTGTATTTTTTGCCATATTTGATAGTTTGTCTGCCTTTTCAGTACTTTGCGGCGGCGGTATCGCGGCGGGAAATGCGCTCCTGGCAGCCCGTTGTGCACATCGCGACGCGCGCGCGCCGGAGCGCACGCCGCAACAGAGCCTGGCGGCTATCTATATATGTATGGTGCAGCGGTTTGTAATCATCGCTGTACTGTTCGCTCTGGTAATGGGCGGATTGAAGCTTGACCCACTGGCCGTGCTGGCAGGATTCATCGCCGGGCTGGGGGTCATGGTTATTTTTGGAACCCAACAGTTAACGCAGCAGAAGTAG
- a CDS encoding F0F1 ATP synthase subunit B codes for MNFNATLIGQSITFLVFVWFCMKFVWPPIMAALTERKGKIAEGLAAADRGKHEQELAQQKASELLHEAKQQAAEVINRADKRASEIVEEAKVDAVEEGERLKAAAKAEIEQEVNRAREALRGQVVEIATAGAGRILKRELDATANDDLIKDLVARI; via the coding sequence ATGAATTTCAACGCGACATTAATCGGGCAAAGCATCACCTTCCTGGTGTTTGTGTGGTTCTGCATGAAGTTTGTGTGGCCACCGATCATGGCGGCACTTACCGAGCGCAAGGGTAAGATCGCTGAAGGTCTGGCAGCAGCCGACCGGGGCAAGCACGAGCAGGAACTGGCGCAGCAGAAGGCGTCCGAATTACTGCACGAAGCCAAGCAGCAGGCGGCCGAAGTGATTAACCGCGCAGACAAGCGTGCATCGGAGATCGTCGAAGAGGCGAAGGTCGATGCTGTCGAAGAAGGCGAACGTCTGAAAGCGGCTGCCAAGGCCGAGATCGAGCAGGAAGTGAACCGCGCCCGTGAAGCCCTGCGTGGCCAGGTTGTGGAAATCGCTACCGCAGGCGCAGGTCGTATTCTCAAGCGCGAGCTGGACGCCACGGCCAATGACGACCTGATCAAAGATCTGGTCGCCCGGATCTAG
- a CDS encoding RNA polymerase sigma factor yields MRPRIAASRERLYRVALAWCGDSMLADDLVQETLSLALQKVHQLRDRERLNAWLYSILNNCWKQYLRNRRPHEDLDDERPCDKPGPELMVDRLEIVSRVRTAVAALPLEQRRVLALVDLEGFSYSNVAEILEIPVGTVMSRLHRARKGLVKLLDTADEQATAKPAGSSLRRVK; encoded by the coding sequence ATGCGTCCACGCATCGCGGCTTCACGGGAACGACTGTACAGAGTGGCGCTGGCATGGTGCGGTGACAGCATGCTTGCTGATGATCTGGTTCAGGAAACCCTTTCGCTGGCACTTCAGAAAGTCCACCAGTTACGTGACCGGGAACGACTGAATGCCTGGTTGTACAGTATCCTGAATAATTGCTGGAAACAGTACCTGCGCAATCGCAGACCGCACGAAGATCTCGATGACGAGCGGCCTTGTGATAAACCCGGGCCAGAACTGATGGTTGACCGGCTTGAAATCGTCAGTCGCGTACGAACGGCGGTGGCCGCCTTGCCGCTGGAACAGCGGCGGGTTCTGGCACTGGTAGACCTGGAAGGCTTTTCCTACAGCAACGTCGCTGAAATACTCGAAATCCCTGTTGGCACCGTGATGAGTCGCCTGCACCGGGCCCGTAAAGGTCTCGTTAAACTGCTCGATACAGCGGATGAGCAGGCTACAGCCAAACCGGCTGGCTCATCGTTGAGAAGGGTAAAGTAA
- a CDS encoding F0F1 ATP synthase subunit delta: protein MADSTTEDIDATGGDAELARPYARAVFELANSKGELAQWSDQLALMAAVAGNETMRSLLDNPQLTRDDAANLMIRACDDDIGEGAVNLLKILAENDRIDQLPMINVLFRQFRDEAEGTVHAEVLSALPLSEEQKNAIASALKQRLGRDVQLNCSVNEDLVGGAVIRAGDLVIDGSAVEYLRQLSSALVH, encoded by the coding sequence ATGGCAGATTCCACAACGGAAGATATCGACGCAACCGGCGGTGACGCAGAGCTGGCCCGCCCCTATGCGCGGGCAGTGTTTGAGCTGGCCAACAGCAAGGGTGAGCTGGCGCAGTGGTCAGATCAGCTTGCGCTGATGGCCGCCGTGGCGGGAAACGAAACCATGCGTAGCCTGCTCGATAATCCGCAACTGACCCGTGACGATGCAGCAAACCTGATGATACGCGCCTGTGATGACGACATCGGCGAGGGCGCTGTCAATTTGCTGAAGATCCTGGCGGAGAATGATCGTATCGATCAGCTGCCCATGATCAATGTGCTGTTCCGGCAATTCCGCGACGAGGCGGAAGGTACGGTACATGCGGAAGTGCTCTCTGCGCTACCGCTCAGCGAAGAACAGAAAAACGCTATCGCCAGTGCGCTGAAGCAACGCCTTGGCCGCGACGTGCAACTGAATTGTTCTGTGAACGAAGACCTGGTGGGTGGTGCAGTGATCCGCGCAGGCGACCTGGTGATTGACGGGTCGGCTGTGGAGTACCTGCGGCAGCTTTCCAGCGCTTTGGTTCACTAA
- the atpB gene encoding F0F1 ATP synthase subunit A, producing the protein MSAAPETSAEYIKHHLTNLTYGQHADGHWGFAHSAADAIEMGFWSINVDSMLFSIGLGVLFLWGFRVAAKTATTGVPGGWQNFVEWVVEFIDESVRGSFSGKNDMIGPLALTIFVWVFLMNFMDLIAVDWLPSLAGMLGVGHLKIVPSTDPNITFGLSLSVFALVLYYSFKFKGAGGFFAELAFHPFPKFLMPINLLLEGVTLIAKPVSLSLRLFGNMYAGEMIFILIALMYGGSWALGAFGGVLQLGWAIFHILIITLQAFIFMTLTIVYLDMACQESH; encoded by the coding sequence ATGTCCGCAGCTCCAGAAACCTCAGCAGAATATATCAAGCACCATCTGACCAACCTGACCTATGGTCAGCATGCGGACGGACACTGGGGTTTCGCCCACAGTGCCGCCGATGCGATAGAAATGGGTTTCTGGTCAATCAACGTGGACAGTATGCTGTTCTCCATCGGGCTGGGTGTGTTGTTCCTGTGGGGGTTTCGCGTTGCTGCAAAAACAGCGACAACAGGCGTACCGGGTGGTTGGCAGAATTTTGTCGAATGGGTGGTTGAGTTTATCGACGAGTCGGTACGCGGTTCATTCAGTGGCAAGAATGACATGATCGGCCCATTGGCACTGACCATCTTCGTCTGGGTATTCCTGATGAACTTCATGGACCTGATCGCCGTCGACTGGTTACCCTCGCTGGCAGGTATGCTGGGCGTGGGGCATCTCAAGATTGTACCCTCCACTGATCCCAACATTACCTTCGGCCTGTCATTGTCGGTTTTTGCACTGGTGCTGTACTACAGTTTCAAATTCAAGGGCGCCGGCGGCTTCTTTGCCGAGCTGGCGTTCCACCCCTTCCCCAAATTCCTGATGCCGATCAATTTGCTGCTGGAAGGCGTTACACTGATCGCCAAGCCGGTCTCATTGTCGCTGCGACTGTTCGGCAACATGTACGCCGGCGAAATGATCTTTATCCTGATTGCGCTGATGTATGGCGGTAGTTGGGCGCTCGGTGCCTTCGGCGGTGTGTTGCAGCTGGGCTGGGCCATCTTCCATATTCTGATCATTACCCTTCAGGCGTTCATCTTCATGACCCTGACGATTGTTTACCTGGACATGGCGTGCCAGGAAAGCCACTGA
- a CDS encoding DUF302 domain-containing protein → MKRTVFTIVLTLCLVAGATASEGLIQVKSPYSVEQTLDRFEQAARAKGMTIFTRIDHAAGAASVDKDLRPTALLIFGNPKVGTLLMQSNQAVAIDLPMKALAWKDESGQVWLAYNDPEYLVKRHVIKDRDAVVQKINKALHAFCKAATKP, encoded by the coding sequence ATGAAGCGCACAGTTTTTACAATCGTACTGACACTTTGTTTGGTTGCAGGTGCCACAGCCAGTGAAGGACTCATCCAGGTGAAGAGCCCCTATTCGGTCGAGCAGACCCTGGACCGCTTTGAGCAGGCTGCAAGAGCCAAGGGTATGACGATCTTCACCCGTATCGACCATGCGGCGGGCGCTGCCAGTGTGGACAAGGATCTGCGGCCGACAGCGCTGTTGATATTTGGAAACCCCAAGGTGGGAACCTTGCTCATGCAGAGCAATCAGGCGGTTGCCATCGATTTGCCAATGAAAGCGCTGGCATGGAAAGATGAAAGCGGACAGGTGTGGCTTGCCTATAACGACCCGGAGTATCTGGTAAAGCGCCACGTCATCAAAGACCGCGATGCTGTCGTGCAGAAAATCAACAAGGCACTACACGCTTTTTGCAAAGCGGCCACAAAGCCCTGA
- a CDS encoding ParA family protein: MARIIAITNQKGGVGKTTTCVNLAASLAATNRKVLLIDFDPQGNATMGSGVDKHALELSSYHLLLEDVPVEQLIVDAEAAGYHLLPGNSDLTAAEVQLMQVEARETRLQQRIAPVRDKYDYVLIDCPPSLNMLTLNALTAADAVFIPIQCEYYALEGLSALVETIEQIREAINPDLEIEGLLRTMYDARNNLANEVSEQLLEHFGDKVYRTIIPRNVRLAEAPSFGAPIIKYDRTSRGAIAYLALAGELLRREHEREQPETVENDDACSDASSSH; the protein is encoded by the coding sequence ATGGCTCGCATCATTGCCATTACCAACCAGAAAGGTGGCGTTGGCAAGACCACCACTTGCGTCAATCTGGCGGCATCGCTGGCCGCAACCAATCGCAAGGTATTGCTGATTGATTTCGATCCGCAGGGCAACGCTACCATGGGTAGCGGTGTGGACAAGCATGCGCTGGAACTGAGCAGTTATCATCTTCTGCTGGAAGACGTGCCGGTCGAACAGCTCATTGTCGACGCCGAGGCGGCGGGTTATCACCTGCTGCCAGGTAACAGCGACCTCACTGCAGCCGAGGTACAGTTGATGCAGGTTGAAGCCAGGGAAACACGTCTGCAACAACGCATTGCCCCGGTGCGCGACAAGTACGACTACGTCCTTATCGATTGCCCGCCTTCACTCAATATGCTCACCCTGAATGCACTTACGGCGGCCGATGCCGTATTTATTCCGATTCAGTGTGAGTACTATGCGCTGGAAGGTCTGAGCGCCCTGGTTGAAACCATCGAACAGATTCGTGAAGCCATAAACCCGGACCTGGAAATCGAGGGTTTGCTGCGCACCATGTACGATGCACGCAACAACCTGGCCAATGAGGTTTCCGAGCAACTGCTGGAGCACTTCGGCGACAAGGTCTACCGCACCATCATTCCGCGCAATGTACGCCTCGCCGAGGCGCCGAGCTTTGGCGCGCCTATCATTAAATATGATCGCACTTCACGGGGTGCGATCGCGTACCTGGCGCTGGCCGGCGAACTGCTGCGGCGCGAACATGAGCGCGAACAGCCAGAAACGGTCGAAAATGATGACGCCTGTTCCGATGCGAGCTCATCGCATTGA
- a CDS encoding glycosyltransferase family 4 protein, whose amino-acid sequence MRIINSVLGDARGGRWQVVCDYSRLLRKQGHDVVMVLNDKLPEDLPGLPADTEILRIRNHGHYDWLAAWRLSRRLAGCQPALAIAHCSRSVALLKRVLGGVAPVIAVTHSTKVRRLLGADAVIALSDALREKIRADPSGQQMPVYVVPNQIGDLPEGCPQSQPLQQPPVIGALGRFDRVKGFDIFIDALAVLAEQGVVFSGRLAGAGEEEAQLREQIRLSGLAGRIDLKGWIAAEKVNRFLAGLDLLCIPARSDAFGLTPLQGAAAGVPMVLSDVSGHRAIFAEDREALFFKTEDATALASRIRQFLSDSGLREALSAAAFDRAERCYSESAVIQGLREVITNTLLLNNKE is encoded by the coding sequence ATGCGCATTATTAACAGCGTACTCGGCGATGCGCGCGGCGGGCGCTGGCAGGTGGTTTGTGACTACAGCAGGTTGCTGCGCAAGCAGGGTCATGATGTGGTGATGGTGCTGAACGACAAGCTGCCCGAGGACTTGCCAGGGCTGCCGGCAGACACCGAGATACTGCGTATTCGCAATCACGGTCACTATGACTGGCTGGCGGCGTGGCGCTTGTCCAGACGGCTGGCAGGTTGTCAGCCGGCACTGGCTATTGCGCATTGCAGTCGTTCGGTTGCCCTGCTGAAGCGCGTGTTGGGCGGTGTGGCCCCGGTCATCGCGGTCACGCACAGTACAAAAGTCAGGCGTCTGCTCGGCGCGGATGCCGTCATCGCACTGAGCGATGCATTGCGGGAGAAGATCCGGGCTGACCCTTCAGGCCAGCAGATGCCAGTCTACGTCGTACCCAACCAGATCGGAGACCTTCCAGAGGGTTGCCCACAAAGCCAACCGTTGCAGCAACCTCCCGTTATAGGTGCGTTGGGTCGATTTGACCGGGTAAAGGGATTCGATATCTTTATTGATGCGCTGGCGGTACTGGCTGAACAGGGCGTGGTATTTAGCGGACGACTGGCGGGTGCGGGTGAAGAGGAGGCGCAGTTACGAGAACAGATTCGCCTGTCGGGCCTGGCTGGCCGGATTGATCTCAAGGGCTGGATTGCTGCTGAAAAGGTGAACCGGTTTTTGGCCGGGCTCGACCTGCTGTGTATCCCGGCACGCTCGGATGCCTTTGGGCTTACCCCCCTGCAGGGGGCGGCCGCCGGGGTTCCGATGGTGCTGTCAGATGTCAGCGGTCATCGCGCCATATTTGCCGAAGACCGCGAGGCGCTGTTTTTCAAGACGGAGGACGCCACAGCACTGGCCAGCAGAATACGGCAGTTTCTGAGCGATTCCGGATTGCGCGAAGCGCTATCCGCGGCGGCCTTTGACCGGGCCGAGCGTTGTTATAGCGAGTCAGCCGTTATACAGGGACTGCGGGAGGTCATCACTAACACTTTGTTATTAAATAATAAAGAATGA
- a CDS encoding DsrE family protein, translating into MKLNLWRSLSAISLLVAIFGVGPVVAEPLDKVPEASAGLFHPARITKVPEAPEDKPFAEHFIVFHISSGDAFAQKLVLNNAQNLANFYGPDKVVIEVVAYGPGLRTLFEENAYSKRIQRMAKEGITFTACANTMKAMGRDQPSLNKVAKVVPGGVVRLTELQEAGWTYIRP; encoded by the coding sequence ATGAAGCTAAATTTATGGCGCTCACTGAGCGCAATCAGTCTACTTGTTGCCATATTCGGTGTCGGTCCGGTTGTTGCCGAGCCACTCGATAAAGTACCGGAAGCGTCAGCGGGCCTTTTTCACCCCGCGCGCATAACGAAAGTACCGGAGGCGCCGGAAGACAAACCGTTTGCCGAGCACTTCATTGTTTTCCATATATCCAGTGGCGATGCTTTTGCACAGAAGCTGGTGCTCAACAATGCACAGAATCTGGCTAATTTCTACGGCCCGGACAAGGTGGTCATTGAGGTTGTTGCCTACGGCCCCGGTTTGCGTACCCTGTTTGAGGAAAACGCTTACTCGAAACGTATCCAGCGAATGGCAAAAGAGGGTATTACATTTACTGCTTGCGCCAACACGATGAAAGCCATGGGTAGAGACCAGCCGAGTCTGAACAAGGTTGCCAAGGTGGTGCCGGGCGGAGTTGTTCGCTTGACAGAACTGCAGGAAGCCGGCTGGACCTATATCAGGCCCTGA
- the mnmG gene encoding tRNA uridine-5-carboxymethylaminomethyl(34) synthesis enzyme MnmG, which translates to MMNEQHYQVIVVGGGHAGTEAALAAARSGARTLLLTHNIETLGQMSCNPAIGGIGKGHLVKEIDALGGEMGRAADRAGIQFRRLNASKGPAVRATRCQADRQIYRQAIRHRLENQPNLTLFQQAVDDLIVEGERVTGVVTQMGLRFSADSVVLTVGTFLGGRIHIGLSNYQGGRAGDPPANALAKRLRERPFRVERLKTGTPPRIDGRSIDYSQLQEQPGDDPIPAFSFMSDGREHPRQISCHITHTSERAHDIIRAGLDRSPLYSGMIEGTGPRYCPSIEDKVVRFADRTSHQIFIEPEGLETHEVYPNGISTSLPFDVQQAMVQAIPGFEKAHITRPGYAIEYDFFDPRDLRASLETRFIKGLFFAGQINGTTGYEEAAAQGLIAGLNAARLARGEAAWSPRRDEAYIGVLIDDLITRGTLEPYRMFTSRAEYRLLLREDNADLRLTETGYRMGLVDAPRYTTFNEKRESIEREQQRLHELWVRPGTENAQQLAETGGEILTSEQRIDDLLRRPQLDYATLMELEGVGPGETGAIAEQVEIQAKYHGYIERQRDEIARQQRNEHKALPDNFDYRKVRGLSSEVREKLLAAQPETLGQAARIPGVTPAAISLLLVYLKKTGQARKSA; encoded by the coding sequence ATGATGAATGAACAACATTACCAGGTGATTGTGGTCGGTGGTGGCCACGCCGGTACCGAGGCCGCATTGGCCGCGGCGCGTTCTGGTGCACGCACGTTGTTGCTGACGCACAATATTGAAACCCTGGGCCAGATGAGTTGTAACCCGGCAATCGGAGGTATCGGCAAGGGGCACCTGGTGAAGGAAATCGATGCGCTCGGTGGCGAAATGGGCCGGGCAGCCGACCGTGCCGGCATCCAGTTTCGACGCCTGAATGCCAGTAAAGGGCCGGCCGTGCGCGCCACCCGTTGCCAGGCCGACCGCCAGATATACCGACAGGCCATTCGGCATCGCCTGGAAAACCAGCCCAACCTGACGCTGTTTCAACAGGCTGTTGATGACCTTATAGTTGAGGGCGAGCGTGTAACCGGTGTGGTCACGCAAATGGGTCTGAGATTCAGCGCCGACAGCGTGGTGTTGACCGTCGGGACCTTTCTTGGCGGGCGTATTCATATTGGCCTTTCAAATTACCAGGGTGGCCGTGCCGGTGATCCGCCGGCCAATGCGTTGGCGAAACGTTTGCGCGAGCGGCCTTTCCGTGTCGAGCGGCTGAAAACCGGTACCCCGCCGCGTATTGACGGACGCAGTATCGACTACAGCCAACTACAGGAGCAGCCTGGCGACGACCCGATACCGGCCTTTTCCTTTATGTCCGATGGCCGTGAGCACCCGCGCCAGATCAGTTGCCACATTACCCATACCAGTGAGCGTGCCCACGATATCATTCGCGCCGGGCTGGATCGCTCACCCCTGTACTCGGGCATGATCGAGGGTACCGGGCCACGTTACTGCCCCTCTATCGAGGACAAGGTGGTGCGCTTCGCCGACAGGACGTCACACCAGATTTTCATCGAACCGGAAGGACTTGAGACACACGAGGTCTATCCCAACGGGATTTCGACCAGCCTGCCCTTCGATGTTCAGCAGGCCATGGTGCAGGCCATTCCCGGATTTGAAAAAGCACATATTACGCGGCCAGGTTACGCGATCGAGTATGATTTTTTTGATCCGCGTGATTTACGCGCGTCACTGGAAACCCGGTTTATCAAGGGCCTGTTTTTTGCCGGCCAGATCAATGGCACTACCGGTTACGAGGAAGCCGCGGCCCAGGGTCTGATTGCCGGCTTAAATGCTGCCCGCCTTGCACGCGGCGAGGCGGCCTGGTCACCGCGCCGTGACGAAGCTTATATTGGTGTATTGATCGACGACCTGATCACGCGCGGCACGCTCGAGCCGTATCGTATGTTCACCAGTCGAGCCGAATATCGCCTGCTGCTGCGCGAAGACAATGCAGACCTGCGACTGACCGAAACGGGCTACCGGATGGGCCTGGTTGATGCGCCGCGCTACACTACCTTCAATGAAAAGCGCGAATCCATCGAGCGCGAGCAGCAGCGTCTGCACGAACTGTGGGTTCGCCCGGGTACAGAAAATGCGCAACAACTCGCCGAAACCGGTGGTGAAATACTGACCAGCGAACAACGTATTGACGACCTTTTACGGCGACCGCAACTCGACTACGCCACACTCATGGAGCTTGAGGGTGTCGGGCCAGGTGAAACCGGCGCCATCGCGGAGCAGGTCGAAATCCAGGCAAAGTATCACGGTTACATCGAGCGTCAGCGTGATGAGATTGCGCGACAGCAACGTAACGAGCATAAAGCCCTTCCGGATAATTTTGATTACCGCAAGGTGCGTGGACTTTCATCCGAGGTGCGCGAGAAATTGCTTGCGGCACAACCCGAAACCCTCGGGCAGGCGGCGCGTATTCCCGGTGTAACGCCGGCGGCGATTTCCCTGTTGCTGGTATATCTTAAAAAAACCGGACAGGCGCGCAAGTCAGCCTGA
- the rsmG gene encoding 16S rRNA (guanine(527)-N(7))-methyltransferase RsmG, with product MTVAGNPARLANPAIEAEIVQGTENLPVELESRQVNQLATLVGLLAKWNQVYNLTAVRDPQDMVARHILDSLVVTPYLRGSSLLDVGTGAGLPGLPLAVARPELHVTLLDSSDKKLRFIRQAVAELNLENVTVVHSRMQAYQPAQAFDMVISRAVSSLAELYRMTRHLVRDNGRFLFMKGARPNDELDNFERADQLQIERLQVPGLDAERHLLILDNSQSPVD from the coding sequence ATGACGGTGGCAGGCAATCCGGCCCGACTCGCGAATCCGGCCATCGAGGCAGAGATTGTGCAAGGGACAGAAAACTTGCCCGTCGAACTCGAGAGCCGGCAAGTCAACCAGCTGGCCACGCTGGTGGGTCTGTTGGCGAAGTGGAATCAGGTCTATAACCTCACGGCCGTGCGTGATCCGCAGGACATGGTGGCGCGGCACATCCTCGACAGTCTTGTGGTCACGCCATACCTGCGCGGCAGCAGTCTGCTGGATGTTGGTACAGGCGCAGGTTTGCCCGGTCTGCCACTGGCTGTAGCACGTCCGGAATTGCACGTCACGTTGCTGGATTCGAGTGATAAAAAGCTGCGTTTTATCCGCCAGGCCGTAGCGGAACTGAATCTTGAAAATGTAACTGTGGTTCATTCACGCATGCAGGCGTATCAGCCGGCGCAGGCTTTTGATATGGTGATCAGCCGTGCCGTGTCCAGCCTGGCGGAACTGTACCGGATGACGCGTCACCTGGTGCGTGACAATGGGCGTTTTCTGTTTATGAAAGGCGCACGACCGAACGACGAGCTGGACAATTTTGAGCGAGCGGACCAACTACAGATTGAGCGCTTGCAAGTGCCCGGTCTGGATGCCGAGCGGCACCTGTTGATACTCGATAACAGCCAGAGTCCGGTGGATTAA
- a CDS encoding ParB/RepB/Spo0J family partition protein, with product MAAKKRGLGRGLDALLGTPSRGATAPAASPAPARSQPTAVTDSETDTLRTLGVELLQRGKYQPRVDMHSESLEDLADSIRQQGVVQPILVRAIGKGQYEIIAGERRWRAAQLAGLQEVPVVVRKMDDRAAIAVSLIENIQRENLNPMEEARALQRLIDEFEMTHQQAAVAVGRSRAAVSNLLRLLELGEVATAMVERGELEMGHARALLALPPRAQVDAAHQVVDRGLSVRATEKLVKKLLATGDKPPSASHARRDPDLVRLEQDLSDRVGAPVQVQPGAKGKGKLVISYSSLDELDGILEHIQ from the coding sequence ATGGCAGCAAAAAAACGAGGACTGGGACGCGGGCTTGATGCCCTGCTGGGGACACCATCGCGTGGCGCTACAGCGCCGGCGGCAAGCCCTGCGCCGGCCCGTTCACAACCGACTGCTGTCACAGACAGTGAAACAGATACCTTACGCACTCTGGGCGTCGAGCTGTTACAGCGCGGCAAGTACCAGCCACGCGTGGATATGCACAGCGAAAGCCTGGAAGACCTGGCCGATTCCATTCGCCAGCAGGGTGTGGTTCAGCCCATCCTGGTGCGCGCCATTGGCAAAGGGCAATACGAGATTATCGCCGGTGAGCGTCGTTGGCGGGCCGCCCAGCTGGCCGGTTTGCAGGAAGTCCCGGTGGTCGTGCGTAAAATGGACGATCGGGCGGCCATTGCCGTGTCGCTCATCGAGAATATCCAGCGTGAAAATCTCAACCCCATGGAAGAGGCACGCGCGCTTCAGCGTCTGATTGACGAATTTGAAATGACCCACCAGCAGGCAGCCGTGGCTGTTGGCCGTTCACGCGCCGCAGTATCGAATTTGCTACGGCTGCTGGAGCTGGGCGAGGTCGCAACCGCCATGGTTGAGCGCGGCGAGCTGGAAATGGGGCATGCCCGTGCCCTGCTCGCGCTACCGCCTCGCGCCCAGGTGGATGCGGCGCACCAGGTGGTGGATCGGGGCCTGTCAGTACGCGCTACCGAGAAACTGGTCAAAAAGCTGCTGGCCACGGGGGACAAACCGCCTTCAGCCTCGCATGCACGTCGTGACCCTGACCTGGTCCGTCTGGAGCAGGATCTGTCAGACCGGGTTGGTGCGCCCGTTCAGGTGCAGCCCGGTGCGAAGGGCAAGGGTAAGCTGGTCATCAGTTACAGCAGTCTCGATGAGCTGGACGGTATACTCGAACATATCCAATAG
- the atpE gene encoding F0F1 ATP synthase subunit C, which yields MENALLYIAGALMMGLGALGAAVGIGILGGRFLEGAARQPELIPMLRTQFFIVMGLVDAVPMIAVGLAMYVMFAVVGG from the coding sequence ATGGAAAACGCACTGCTCTACATTGCCGGCGCACTGATGATGGGCCTTGGCGCACTCGGTGCTGCGGTCGGTATCGGTATTCTGGGCGGCCGCTTCCTCGAAGGCGCTGCGCGTCAGCCGGAACTGATCCCGATGCTGCGTACACAGTTCTTCATCGTCATGGGCCTGGTCGACGCCGTGCCGATGATCGCTGTGGGTCTGGCCATGTACGTCATGTTCGCTGTAGTCGGCGGCTAA